The Pleurodeles waltl isolate 20211129_DDA chromosome 7, aPleWal1.hap1.20221129, whole genome shotgun sequence genome contains the following window.
AGTTAGATGATGCCCTGCTTGCAGTGGAACAAGCAACACACCAGATTGTGTGATCTCAATTTGTGTTGCTGACAACAATACAGTAGCCTGGAAAAGGTAACATGGAAATATTTgtgtcacactggaagcaaatcCCCAATGCACACCTCACCAAGTGAAATATGTCCcactggagtcatggaggtagtactaatgttgctctgaaaggccatacatttggcatggaaatgtacactgtagacaaaatgtgcaagatgtcagggagagatgtctctaaAATTCAAAACAGAAAACATCAGCAAgttccagggaaatcaccactaatgtctggcaccccttacaatgacatccgTAGATGCTGTTGGTCCTTTGGATGTTAGacaggcccagagatttgcaagtacttgtagaaggcccacaACATGTTCCCCAATGGGAAGATACatgattgtctccattttggtcatgcacacccagatgtctgtggatgaatgcttgtacccaatcATGTGTTTtacacataactgcaagtcactctgtGAAGCATGCCAACAGTTAGGTTACAAACCatccacatttcacatgtacaaagcacTTTGCTTTATGATTTgatatcaatggcatggaaatgcacattgtgtgtaaaaactctaggcctacccgtCATGTCCCTCATTACTACTGCAGGTGTacgtgccaaatgacatgctatgacaggtgagggttagtgtcagccaataatcaaaggtgacacacttctgtctgtggcaccacgtaaaatgtaccaccattgtaaatgtcctattccacacacagggtgGCATGCACATATAAGTGAGGGAGTACAGAAATCACCCTATCTTCACAGGTAGGCCATGcataaaacaacagtttacaaatgtttttcaaaagagaaagggacacatgctggcacgtaggcacaaggaatgttggcaacagtgatggcacataaatcatgtccatggacattctCCATGTACCAAaagaaagtattgatctatagctgcaccccaaaaaatgtatgcactgtcacattacagacagtagtgatgcCCCAGCAACCGTAATATTGCAAGACAAGTTGCCCCTTGGACAGTGATTCATAACTATCTTTATTTTGACCTgtaacactgagaagtagtggtctgttgcatgggATTTACACTAGCTACAACTACAGACAGTACTTCATTGATCAATGTGCACAGCCATAAGTTGTCCCTGGAGTGCAAATTGTTTAAGGATTGTATATAGTTGTAGATCCCTGgggcaataggcaaggcacatcagtaagcAACACATGGCATGTCTACAGAAACAATCACTTATTACCTGTGTTAgaaatggctcatccctaatcgtcagggggagctgtcagaacctaaaatattcacttggcaatgtgacaggcaggaatatgcggCATACATTGTGCGGTCCGCAAACGGCCaacaaggtctgggtaggccacctccagaatgcaggccattggagGGGAAGGTCCAATGGTCTCCCCAACCACGTTgacaggacatccccagctggacctctgcactcTTCCGGGCTCagtgtatcaggtcctcccacctcttccgacagtgggcacgCTCCCTAGcctgtggacctccagggttggCACCTCCGGGGGAGGGATCTCCATAGCACCTtcctctgatgggcattgacctgcataaaTGCAaacgacaaatcaagagattacattcACAGGTTTCGGCAAAAATTgttcagtcacatacatgtcagaaatatCAAGCTAGattttttcaatttgttaacaatccacaagtgccaaacacacaagcctataagtacagggacatgactacagacatttgtaTCTTCAGCTGCAGacaaacccactaccctgctccgggcctacaatgactaagcaagcttactgacatcaggtagcccctgctccagcaacctgtactgtgatgtgaccaATAATGAAAGACTACACTCCTATGTGACCtctaaagggtaaactccttgggcctgattGGACCAAAACATTCACATTCTGTGagactgactcactgcatacagtccctacaggcaactgccattgtACACACTTTcgcattacacttgagtgacaatccaggtgctggcatggtgggtacagaaagtgtcttccttgtccatgtgtggacatgtggactaacaaatgcagactcatgtctcTTCAGGGCGGtgattctgtggtatgtacctgtgccACAAAACACTCCTTACATAtgcgtccatcctacagagatggcaagcaacatacaaaggtatgcattgtacagtttctgctatgtgaccaagctaatgagtcacatatcatggcctcccaggaatcaacacactgtctgggactgtcatttgtgcaataggcctgtaaaAGACAAATATGATCTTTGTGAAAGTGACAACAGATCAGTGGGAGtaaggacctgtcatgagtcagacacacactgacatgatgcaaaatgcacatagggACTAGTTTAATAATTCACCTCTGTGCCCATTCCTATTCTAGTCAAAGGACTGAGGcagtcagggcaggttttgccacttgAGCATCATAGTGGCCACATGCAGGATCTGCtgatgtacagggagtgggcacagtcacAGCTGCATAGCTATAGTGAccctcccacagcctagactagttCCCATACTGGGagttacatttgacaggccctagtctctgtaagctgagcagacagaacctatatgacactccatttccttcacttccatgcatgacagtacatcatgtggtcatCAGTAATTTggcacatggtgtgtgtgtgtcaatctgaAGTGCAGAgtaagtcatgatatgccttccacccAATGGTTTTGTAAGGCCAGATGTGGTCTGTAAGATCTGTGGAACAATgaacattgctcacatgattctcaaatgagcCATACACAATGCATACATGActcatgctatcatgcacatacaagttgtccaacatttacaacactcATAAAGagagaaatgtcattggatggcagtaatgtctccttacctagttgttTGCATCCAACACATGGAGAATCTTGGACCCCAAATAcctcacaaaacacaatgcaactgaacttaacatatggtactgcccACCAATACCTACTCATTGTACATCCCAATGATGCCAGAGACTGCAACaggaggcacacaagaagtctaactggcacacaggggcacataatagcctgtgaggagggaaaggatgatgaagtacagagaaatttgtgcacatgaggtacttacctgctcctctggtgagtcaaagagctgtccatacagggataggacctcatcaactagcctctacagctcctctggtgaggaggcaggggccccatcacttgtttgatgtggcatgattgctcctggaggtggcacacagcagctcaggtcgtggaggtgttgctgtcagcagtgtcaggagtcaagtgagtgaatcagcacaacatggcggtcacagcTGCCACGTAAGCGGATGTCACTGTCtccggacacagccattgggccgtgcCCGCCACTGGCaataacgttagcctatggcagtgtcctCCGCGGTTGCAACTGCTTACCGCCATAACCACGTCCGCCAGCTGTCATGGgtgtttcctattgtccagtggagtaggtgctgcctgaaatgctgtattggtctttctaaactgcatcacacctacaaaaCATGATTTGTTACTTCACAAACATCCTCATTCTGTCTTGTCAAGTAGGTCATTCTACTCAACCACCACTGtagcatgttgcagggcacagatggcatttaactgcGGTGCACAGTCCACCCCAGCCGATAGTCATTTTGGAGgctggaatatacagtcacattttgaggggcaattgtgtagcacatctttgagtttggtccaaatcCATATTGTGGACACATACATGGGGGtcccatgtgacccttgtgtagtttccagctgtgatgtgtgttggctgccatgtctatacagtcagaaatgctttgtcagatatcatcattggcatgcatcatgtatgttgctgtggacacacagactaatgttataaatcatgtcttttcacacataggtacctagGGAGAGGGGGGGATGCGACACCCTACAGTCTACCATCCAATGCCGGACCTTCAGACGATGGAGCTACTCCACATAATTATGTATtgccgcctggataggcaaacaatagtggacttatgccgtcagttggagccagatctggtgccagatattagttatccaaccaggataccactcattgtacaagaCATGTCTGtattgcatttcctagccacagggttcatccaacatacagtggtcctatctgctggtatgtcccaacctatgttcagtctggtgatgaaggatgtcctctcagcaatgttgaaacaccgtCACAGCTATATCAGGTTAACCCAACGTGAGAATTAAGCCAATGTGAAGGCTAACCTTTATGGTTttggccacctcccacatgtggtgggggccattgatggcacacatgttggcttgttgTCACCATAGGacaatgaacaagtttatcgtaacaggaagaacttccattctatcaacgtgtaagctgtctgtttggcagatctctacatgtcACATGTTTGTGCACGtaatccgggttcagcccatgatttcttcataatgcagaacagcagcatATCCCATCGGATGTCACAACTGTAGCCAgggaaggcctggctggttggcaaatcacatctgtcctgattgtgtgtgtgcaatgtgaggtGATACTATCAGTaaatgagtgactcattgttgcacatatgtcccatgccttaacaggagactctgcatatccaaaccatcttcAGTAGTTGAtgtcactgaggaatccaactactccaggggaagtctgcttcaatgaagcccatggaagaacacagagggtagtggagcaggcttttagggtcctgaaggccagatttagaaatctggaccagactggtggagccctcctgtactcacccagaaaagtgtgtccaATCattgtggcattctgcatgttccacaacatcgccctgtgtaGGAATATCCCgtgcatcccagaggagggggagcctgcagtgccaccgggtgagactactgaaatgccaagtgaggatgacagaggtgaagaggaaggagctgacttgcaggaagatctcatcaacagctacttttcatgagtgtaagtatgccatgcgatgtcatgactgtgactgtacaatgaactgtagttgtgaaaatgtgtgtagtttattgttttagaaacagctagggagccaATGCTCTGCAACATACAGCCAAAGGCTAGCTTTTAATATACCCACCTTGATGacactgctttgtttgtgtcagtttcattgcaatgcACTTTGTTCCCCAGTtgctgctatgtgatttgtgtcacaggtatgttttcaagcctatactccttgttctgTCCTTGTAcaggtactttcaccatgacatcctcctgTGGGCAttccagagttgtgacattggcaggtatctgatgctgttcttacatacaaagtggacatggactgttccaggtaatgtaggtcacagagtttgggtgtatgagacctgtgccaaggcagcttgcataggttttgggtggaaggtcagaagtgcccattgggcttgttttgtgtgttgtggtggtccGATttaatcatgtgtgtcatcatgtgggtaagaaatatgtagtcatagattgcaaccaagtcattttaccttcacattggctacacaCTTTTTGTATGACCGGTATGTAGCAGTAGAGGTGTTAcatcactgcaggccacagtgcctgtgtcacaacactgacatatgttggtgtcataccaccaaatgcatggtAATTGGATTAAGGTgggcctgtgatcagaaactgttgtactgccatctgtctgtatcttggattatgtgatgttggattactttggtgtagtatgtgataaggctcaaagtggtgacatcatccactttaatgttggCCTATTCTATagggcaatgtctgacaaatcccttccttctgtagtCTGGGGGGTTGTACCTTGGATTATGTACTTTGACTCTGTAGGAtgacacattcttgtttctaaaagtccagaccTATagccagcctatgtgctgtaccttgtgtgtaatggttgtgatcctgagcaggacatatccctgcttgcacaagtagcttgtgactACATCATATGGTTTGCATAGTCTTACATCTCTAAATAGCAAAATGGTTAAATtatgcaagcagacaatgagtttgtgatgggtgaattaatTTTAATGCTAATGCAGAAAGGAACAGtttgacagaaagaaacaaaaatgaaaggtGAAGGGGTCACTcattgtgaatgaaatcattggagtggatGCCACAAAATTGGGCGTCCAAAGTTCAGAGTACTCCTCCTATTGGAAATGTTAGGTggatgaggatcagtcaacagagtgaaggtgtggcacacaaaggaggtccttttggaagaggtcacttgctggcagtggtgggtgtcctgCCATCTGCGCCTCCTGCATTCTTTGCTGAATGTCCCCgtttgtgtttttgggggtggggaatctgaaactacagaggcaggggtgtctgaggctggttcttcctctgggaagggctctcttccagtggctggcaccaatgttgatgggcctggtgttgatgagccaaaggaaggggaagactggttttgaaaagccctgctcaggactgtatgaatgtccctcagaacccctgttagggaggccaggttagtattgtgggcctccatctgttctcacaTGTCTCTAAGCACGttgctctgtagctgcttgatttcccagagttcagtcaagatctggtccatcacgccttgggacacctgatagacccccaagacgtggctgatggtatcctggccagcagcagccccagtggcctcaccctgctggggcacagcatccctcccacggacccttcccccatgggcctgtgcccttgccacagagtgCCCACTCCTCCTGGGTCGTGGACTCTCATTGTCAGATGTGTTGTGCTGTAACACAGGATCCAagatggggggcacacaatggtagacactgtgctgggtacacaggttggggggcgaacaGCTgcatgtgatgttgaggcaaccggactAGGAGGTGTTGATGtcggcacagtgagactcactgttgccatatgACCAGGtcgcccagatgggccagaaccgtcctctatgtccagacatccagaggtgtcttcttcactgagggtttcatccagggTGATAGTGGCAGTCACTTCTGTGGTctgtgtgtgcccagtggcagctcgacctgctgatgagaaacatacaatgttactggctgTATTCTGACATCTAACTCCAACAGTTTAGAGTTACAGCAAGCATAGCCCTTGTACaaagtctttggacaagtgacaacTGTTATGGTGTTTggggttagagaaacagtgcctcctgggctttAAGTCATGACAtactctatactacacacacttgacaaatggtattgttccaggtgagtaaacctcatttgagagctcgctaatagatggatttgggcaaaggaagactgggcttgtgtttggagttagagaaactgggcctgttgggcttggcattcaggtcactccctctgcttcccaacactatacaaatggtatgctcccaggtgagtaaacttcaattgagagttaacaaacttgGATATTTGGGCAAGTGTGTACCTGGCTTGTGTTTGGgcttacagaaacagagcctcctggccttagcggtcatgtcattccctctacttcacacactagataaATGTTATCCCCCAAATGTGAGCACACTACTTGTGACTTTccagacaagggtatttggagaagaggacactgggctggtcagTGGAGTAACAGCAATAGAGACTCCTGGCCTTAGCAGACATgtcatacacacactatacaaaggcTAGCCCCCTCCCccgggtgagtccacttcaattgatcattgtgaaacagatgtattgggtCATGTGCccactgtgttggtggttggagttacagcaaCACGTCTCCTGTGAGCTGCAGTCAGATcgttctctctactacacacactattcaaatgttatcctcccaggtgagtccaccttAGTTGATAATTGTGAAACAGGTGTATTGGGGTACATGCcgtctgtggtggtggttggagttacagtaatGGGACCTCCTGTCAGTGGCAGTCAgagcactctctctactacacacatttgacCAGTGTTTTCccccctggtgagtacacttcacttgagagaataacagatgtattgtagcatatgaccactgtgctagtgtttgtagttacaggaataatgcctcctgggagttgtagtcatttcagtgcctgtactacacacacttgacaaatgttatcttccaAGGTGTGTACTCTTAAACCAATAGATAAAACACAgggttatttggacaagtgaacactgatcaggtgtttggagttgcagaaacagtgcctgctgggacttgCAGTCATATCAGTATCtgttctacacacactatacaaatatctgagtacacttcatttgagagttgccaaatagaggttttTGGACAGGTGAACAAGGGGCTGgtaagtggagtaacagtaaaagtgGCAACAGGTGAgcaatgagcatgcatgacattgcattttggtgaaaatgtttgtgttgtgatttaccagactccactcccccaagtattcctgtcaagccctcagaatgcaggatggccaagatgttCTCCTCCCAGGAGGAGAGGTGTAATGGGttagtgggggagggggagaggggcactgCCAGTCCTTTCagtttgcagctggtacctggagaccagagaacggaccttgcccctgaggtcgttccacctcttcctgatgtccaaccttgtgagcagggtggtgcctacagcattcactctgtcgacgatcctgtcacacattttcattttcctactgagaggagcatgcaggacttgtgcttcaaacaattgtggctctactcttatgatttcatccaccatgaatctaaactcatcttctgaaaaatggggactTTGGAaatgtgacatggtgggaaaaaaaaactATGGGTGACAGTAACTAACTGAACacgggaagtgcaaaagggtgtgaatgcaTAAAAATGTGTGCAGGGAGTCTATAGGATAGTGAAAAGAGGGGTGACTAATCTATGCAgtgtattgtaaatatttgtaaataaagtGCTTTGGCTTCAGTGTTTGGCTTTGATAATGCAAAGGAGTatggtgtgtgaagtggtgtgtttcatagtgtcctttgcaggtgtgtccagtgtggcaatgtgtgtcaggtgtgttgttttcaaattaatcAAATGTGTAGTTGTgcattactttgctgaccgcgaaGTGACGTAGTTCGGACCGCCATGGGGTCCGCCacggtgactgtgtgcttgtaataaggtcagtggtagGTTGCGGTGCTCTGGGCGTGGGAGGTCAGACTGTCTATATCCAGTCCCCGCCTTGCTTGCAGTCTTCCTTTTTTTGCTTCGCTGTGgtcggtcctgcctgtataactcataatagggaggtctgaaagaccgccaacatggcagcctTTTCAGGACGGCCAACATGTTGGTCTGCCAGTCCAACGGACAGACTCATAATGAGTAAccaggtttcttggaagagacatatatTCTGCTCATCCACAAAAGAAGTCCAGTCAGGCAGGGCTAGTTTAGATCCTAAACAGGCCAGGTTCCATGAAACAAGAAGCAGCTTTCCAGAGTCTGTTTTAATACACACCCCACTAGTAGCTTCAGATGGCTGATTCCCTGAGGTTGGAGAATAAGGAGGAGCTTGTGTGGAATTAGTAGTAGCTAGAGCACTAGAAATGGGTAGAATAGTGGTGACATAATCCCTTGGCGTCGAAAGGCCATTCTTCAAAGTGAGAGCAGATGGGGTAATAAGATAGCCACTAGACACTAGTGTACTAGTTTGACTACCAGTACAAGGCAGGAGCTCAGATCAATGTTAACTTATGGttggtatttatttttataaaatattagAAACACAATAGGACATTGTATTATTCTATTCAGTTCGTCTTAGGCCTTTTCTATTTTTAACACAAATTTTACAACAGTGCTCCCTATTGAGCATGCACTACACTTATTTTCTGATTTAATACATAActcacatttcatttattttctcaCAGTGCAGATTTCTATGTAAATAAACTCTTCAGAAATATGCAGGTATCTTCTTGCAAACTATATACCATTGCCAGAAAAATTCTTACAGCATTCTTTGAAAAAACATGTATAGATATGTTTGGAAATAATTAAACAGAACACTTGAAAAGCATCTAGATGTATTGAACCTATACTTTCGGATCCATTAGAAATAGTGGCaagttgttcaaaattgtttgtaaaATGTACACAGAATTCTTTCAGCTATTTTTTGAATAATTATGTAGGCCAGAACTAATTCATGCGATAAAAACTGTGCAGAATGCACAAGTACAGCCACTTTCATATGAAAAGTGTTttataattcaattaaaaaaagagtgcacttttttttatttatttttttacaaaatgtgtgcAGAGTTCTTCGGATGTGCCAATAATTAGAGTGAAAAAGTGCAGgattaatttatacataaatttgcattgcagaatgtttttttattcaaatatgTAGGGAGGGTTCCCAGAATCAATAAGAAAACTTTTGCCAAATTCCTTAGAAAAAGAACAAAGAATTCCTTAGAGGTAAATGTGTTTCTTCCTTTAGAAAAGGCCACAGTATTCTTTTAAAACGTGTTGCTGTATTCTTTAGGAAGACTGCATACTAGTCATTAAAAGGTTTACTCCTCACAAGAAGTCTGCAGACTTTTTACAATGTGTTACATATTTTTAGTCTCCTTCCAGAATTACTAAGAACAAACATATGGTGAATTATTTTACAGAACTTGCAGAGTTTGTCCGGGGGATTGCTTATTTtattagaaaaatatgtaaaatgcacTAGAGAAAGTGAGCAGTATTCTTTAGAAAGAGGTGGTGGGAAGTTTTAGAAAAAACAAGTGTTTTATATTCCTTACACTCGTGTGCAAATTGTTTACACATATTTGCTTAATATATAAGAAAAGTTATGCAGAATTAATTTATTTACTTTAATCACAAAATATAGATAATacaccaaaaaaactaaaataaagggAAAAAGATCATTCTTAATATATGAAGGATAACAACTATTGCcagaatgttaatataagcttactTAATAACAAGGCAAAAATAAGCAAAGATGAATAACACATTCACATATTGTGCTTTTAAAGcataaaacagccatttttaatATAAGATCATATAAATAATGACTTTGTTATCATATTGATATGGACTGAGCGAGGAGCTAGTTCAATCTCACCTTAACTATGGTGCTTCTGGCAATCACCAGATGGAGAAAACAAATAGTTGTTTATTAGGAGCTATAGCAGAGTCAAGTGCCAAGTTAATACAACAACTGAGTGGCATAACTCACTACTCATTTTCATCATTACATTTAGTATTTGTAGTGTGCTGCACTACCCACGGAAAACCACGTCGTAGAAGGGTAAAAGCTTTCTtctagcctaaaacaaataggtatTCAGAATTTCCTAAAGGGGATGAGGTTTAGATACAGGCTCCTAAAAATGTACAGTTAGGACAGACTTGTCATTCAGGAGATACCATTTAATCTTCCCACCAGATGAAAGCGAAAGTCtgtaaattcaattcaattcaatgcaTTTCATTCTTTATATGATCAGTTACAAAGCGGATCATAAAAGGCACAATATACATACAGTGACTCATAGATTATTAACCCCTTCAGTACGCATGATGGAATGGTTCCGTCACGTGCACCGATGATCGTTTGCGGAGGACGAAACCACTCCGTCCTTATCACGAGTCACAAACCCCTCTGCAGTTTACAGtagagggatttgttttttgtaaaaacaGCCTCAGCAGCTCCAAGGGCTATTTTTAGTTTTCAGTGAAATCGCGAGCAGCACACATGGCGTGCTGATGTAATTTcactgaaaaataaagtgaaattagccgatcggctcatttcacttttactACCTAGGTGCTTGTGGGGCTATGTCAACCACGAGAACCTAGGCAGATGTGAAAGGTAGCATTGAAAAAGGGGCTCCAATGGCACTCTTCCCTAGCAGATCCTTGCTTGGGGATCGCTGCAGGAGGGCGATCCCaaacagggatccacccactagacaccagggaggagggagttgcaccttgggcaagggcttttgctaccCTCTAATGTTGTGCCATATTCAGCTTTTCACACACACCTCTCCCCCGGGATTATTTGATTTTGACTTATTGGGTTGgaagctgcccaaaatgggcatgccaatgcacCAACCCCTCCCcagacacagtctttctgcccccgctggtggtcagatgggggttattacccaTGATCTGCCCctaggagggggcagaaagcctactatacACCAGGGACTTTTCTTATATAAAAGAGGGGGGGCTGCCCACAATGGTCATGCCAATGCCCCTAACCCCCAAACACAAATAGGAACAGcctatgcacccccccccccccaagagccaGATTGGCATTATAATCCGTGATCTGTGCACTAGAGGGGGCAGAAAGTCCGCTAGACACTAGGGATTCTTTTTCTAACTTATAGGGGTGGGGGCTTTCCAAAGTGGTATGCTAATGCCCCCCCCAGAAACAAACAGTCTTTCTCCCCCACCTCCCAGGGACAGATGGAGGTTCTTACCCctaggggcagaaagtccactagacaccagagacttttttttaataaaagagggatGGGGCTTGCCCACAATGGGCAGGCGAATGCCCCCACCGCCCACCCCAGACAAAAGTTTTTTTAAACTTGTATTGGTGGGTGATGCCCATTACCTCCATTCCCCCCGCAAACTGGGAAAAATTCTATCTGCCCCACCTGTAGGCAGATGGAACCAATTACTCCATCTGCTCCCCCTCCCCGGAAAGGGCAGAAagtccactggacaccagggattcctTTATTTCTATATGTATCACTGGGGGCTGCCCAACATGGGCATGTCCATACCCCCATCCAAAAAGGTAAACAGtatttcccccccaccccacccaacggCGGGGCAGATGGGGTAAATGACCCCATCTGCCCCCTCAgtggggcag
Protein-coding sequences here:
- the LOC138304198 gene encoding uncharacterized protein isoform X2, producing the protein METFIPQLPLTIIQGVPFIKYFADVWAKVESFQGRQDDLLICTYPKAGTTWVSEIVDCILNNGDVEKTKRNAIYTRVPFLEFASPGTPSAGRAATGHTQTTEVTATITLDETLSEEDTSGCLDIEDGSGPSGRPGHMATVSLTVPTSTPPSPVASTSHAAVRPPTCVPSTVSTIVCPPSWILCYSTTHLTMRVHDPGGVGTLWQGHRPMGEGSVGGMLCPSRVRPLGLLLARIPSATSWGSIRCPKA